The following proteins come from a genomic window of Solwaraspora sp. WMMA2065:
- a CDS encoding site-specific integrase, whose protein sequence is MPVDDLWYLNKRGPNGKRLPSKRHGQGKRWRVRFTDASGRARTMFFERKVDADAWDADARAGVARETRVDLADRQITFREYGERWRLSREIGWAVETRRRVESNLRLHLYPVFGDQPARSIRLTSVLEWLTRRLSEDTPGSTLRLYFELLDAVLAAAVTDKLIPDNPCDGVKLAQVLRGVSRVPKWVPTEAEVLALIDAVPPRYRAAIWLGAGQGCRHGEALGMEDGTRCVDAGRGELHIVQQLRYSPKVYDGFYLSEPKARSSGTIDLDPVVAEMLADHVREFPPVGVDLVDICGGDPVRRTVPLLFTTTRGRPFTDRTWSREWARWREAAGWPKEHGTFHALRHFFATTLITNHAEPQEVQRLLRHKTLRITLETYVHWWPKRERTRGLVGAALRAAADGSHRP, encoded by the coding sequence AGCGCGGGCCGAACGGCAAGCGGCTGCCATCGAAGCGGCACGGGCAGGGCAAGCGGTGGCGGGTCCGCTTCACCGACGCGTCCGGCCGGGCTCGCACCATGTTCTTTGAGCGCAAGGTCGACGCTGACGCGTGGGATGCCGATGCCCGTGCCGGTGTCGCCCGTGAGACCAGGGTCGACCTCGCCGACCGACAGATCACGTTCCGGGAGTACGGCGAGCGCTGGCGGCTGTCCCGTGAAATCGGTTGGGCGGTGGAGACTCGGCGGCGGGTGGAATCGAACCTGCGGCTGCACCTGTACCCGGTGTTCGGCGACCAGCCGGCGCGGTCGATCCGGCTCACGTCCGTACTCGAATGGTTGACCCGCCGGCTGTCCGAGGACACTCCGGGATCGACGCTGCGGCTGTACTTCGAGCTGCTGGATGCGGTCCTGGCGGCGGCCGTCACGGACAAGCTCATCCCGGACAACCCGTGCGACGGGGTGAAGCTGGCCCAGGTGCTGCGGGGCGTCTCGCGGGTGCCGAAGTGGGTGCCGACTGAGGCGGAGGTGTTGGCGCTGATCGACGCCGTCCCGCCGCGCTACCGGGCGGCCATCTGGCTCGGTGCGGGTCAGGGCTGCCGGCACGGTGAGGCGCTGGGGATGGAAGACGGCACGCGGTGCGTTGACGCCGGGCGCGGCGAGCTGCACATCGTTCAGCAACTGCGCTACTCACCCAAGGTGTACGACGGGTTCTACCTCAGTGAGCCGAAAGCTCGTTCGTCCGGCACGATCGACCTGGATCCGGTGGTGGCGGAGATGCTGGCCGACCACGTCCGCGAGTTTCCGCCGGTCGGCGTCGACCTGGTCGACATTTGCGGGGGTGATCCGGTGCGCCGGACGGTGCCGCTGTTGTTCACCACCACGCGCGGCAGGCCGTTCACTGACCGGACCTGGTCGCGGGAGTGGGCGCGCTGGCGGGAGGCGGCCGGGTGGCCGAAGGAGCACGGCACGTTCCATGCGCTGCGGCACTTCTTCGCCACGACCTTGATCACGAACCACGCCGAGCCGCAGGAGGTACAGCGGCTGCTGCGGCACAAGACGCTGCGGATCACGCTGGAGACGTACGTGCACTGGTGGCCGAAGCGGGAGCGCACGCGGGGCCTGGTCGGGGCTGCGTTGCGGGCGGCTGCCGACGGGAGCCACCGACCATGA